A window of Verrucomicrobiia bacterium genomic DNA:
CGATCCCAGCGGCAACGGACGCCACGCCGGTTCAATCAGTCCATCCGAAAGGGCCCGGCGCCGCCCACGGGATGATGTCGTTCCCGTCCCGTCGGCCGGGCGTGCGACAGGAACCGCAGCCAGGGTGGCGGTCCCCGCGGAGAGTCGGGCCAGGAAGGTGCGTCGCGGCAGTTCGATGGGGTTCATGGGCGTCATGGAACTTGGGGGAACGCCCCCCTTTTCCCGCGGGCCATCGTCCCGTGCAAGCCTTCGGGGAGCACCCGGACCCTGCATCCCGAAGTTGTGGGGAGAGCTGCGACCTTCGCCAGGCATCGCTTCGGAGGGCCGAGTTCCACGAGGCCGCAACGGTGTGGAGCGTTGGGTTGAGGACTCGCGGAGCTCGTCCCTCCGATTCGCTGCCTCCTCACCCTCAACTCCGGGATGCATCCGTCGATGACGCCCAAGGATGTGCAGGCTTGAGCCTTGGCCCCTGGTTTGAATTGCCCACGGTGAACCATCTTCCGCACGGCCCCTCAGAACCCTTGAGCCGGCGATTGGACTCCAGCCTCCGCAAACAGGTCTCGCTGAAGGCGATGCCAAGGCGACTTCTCAGGAGTCCCGGAATCGCAGCGCCAAAGCAGCCGCACGCGGTGGCCATGGTGTGAACAGAATTCATGGCAGCGATGACGAAGTTCCATTGGATTCATGGAGGGGAGGGAGCGGCCCATGGCATGACCGTTGCTAATGGATCGAACGGGCTGCGATCGGAAACGTGGACTTTCCTCATCAACGGGCAATCTCCTGGGCAACTCCGCTCTTGGAACACTTCTCCCGCACGTTCCCGGAGCCGCTCAATCAACCAAACTCATGAAATCCAAGACAGTCATTCGCGGGACCGGCGCCTGGCGCCGGATGACCCATTGCGGTTTGCGCGTGGGAGGCGGCGCACTGATTGCCGGTGCGGCACTCGCTCCGGAGGCGGCGTTGGGGGCGGACCCGACGCGCATCGACCGGATTGAGCGCGAGAACCGGGAACTTCGGGACCGCCTCCAATCCCTGGAGAATGTCGCGCAACGGGCCGGCATCCTTCCCAGCGGGCAGCCAGCCCCAAGGATCGTGTCCTCACTCTCCGAGATCTCCCTCTCCGGCATGGTGCAGGCGTCCTACTTCTACAACTCGAACGAACCGGTCGATCAGGACATCGACGGCAACCCGATCAAGGGCGCGTCGGACGGCTACCTCTGGAACACCACCCACAATTCCTTCTCGATCAACAAGGTGAAGCTCACGCTGGCCAGCAAGCCGGTCGAGCGCAGCGGGGACACATGGGACGCCGGATTCCGGGTGTCGATGATCTGGGGCGAGGACGCTCCGGTGCTCAACACCGGCGGCGAACGACAGGGCCTCGAGGATCTCCGCGAAGCCTACATCGAACTCAATGCCCCCATCGGCACCGGCCTCAACATCCGGGCCGGCCAGCTCATCTCCCTGCTGAACTTCGAATCCGGCGACGGCGGCGCGGTCAATCCCAACTTCTCCCAGGGGTACCAGTGGTTCTTCACCGGCAATGGCCCGGCCGCCGGCGTGCAACTGGGATACACCTTCACCGACTGGCTCGACATGAAGGTCCGCGTCCAGAACGGCATGTACGCCGGCGCCGTGGACAACAATGACGCCAAGACCGTGATGGGCAGCATCGGCCTCAAACCCGACGACAAAACCTGGATCAATCTGATCGGGTTCGGCGGACGTGAGAACGCCTCGACCTCCGTCGCCGGCGGCTCGGTTCTGGCCGGCCGCAAGTTCGGGGAACGCCTCAACACGGGCTTCGAGTTCGACTACTTCAACTTCGACCCGGTCTCCGGTCCCTCCGCCGACCTGTGGTCGGTCGGCGCCTGGATCTGGTACGAGTTCAATCCGAAGTTCGGCATCGCCCTCCGCGGTGAGTACCTCGACGATCCGGACGGCGGCGGCCTCAAGGGCATCACCCTCCCCGGCCGCCCGGGCAGCGCCATCCTCTCGGCCGACCCCGACGGCAGCCTCTCCAGCCTGACTCTCACCCTCAATTTCAGCCCGGCGCCGAATGTCCGGATCCAGCCCGAAATCCGGTACGACCACACCTCGTACGCGGGCGGCTTCGACGGGCACCGGGACCGCTTCATCTTCGGGGCGGGGGTGAGTTACCTCTTCTGAACCCAGTTCCCTACCAAACCTCACAACCTCACTCGAAACGAATATCCTTACACTCACGTATCCATCATGAAGCTCACCCTCCAACGAATCCTCTGCGCGCTGGGACTGACCGTTCTGGCGACCACCGCCCAGGCTGCCGCCGCCACCGTGAAGGTCGGGGTGCTGCACTCCCTCAGCGGCACCATGGCCATCAGCGAGACGTCCCTCAAGGACGTCCTCCTGTTCACCTTCGACGAGATCAACAAGGCCGGCGGCGTGAAGGCCGGCGGCCAGTCGTACATGATCGAGCCGGTGGTGATCGATCCCGCCTCCAACTGGCCCCTGTTCGCCGAAAAAGCCCGGCAGCTCCTCGAACAGGACAAGGTCGCCGTGGTCTTCGGCTGCTGGACGTCGGTGAGCCGAAAAGCCGTGCTGCCGGTGTTCGAGCAGCTCAACGGCCTCCTCTTCTATCCCGTCCAGTACGAGGGCGAGGAGCTGTCCCGTAATATCTTCTACACCGCCGAGGCGGTGAATCAGCAGGCCATCCCCGCCGTGGATTACATGCTCGGCGAGGGCAAGAGGAAATTCTATCTCCTCGGCTCGGATTATGTCTATCCCCGGACCACCAACAAGATCCTCAAGGATTATCTCCGCCTGAAGGGAATCCCCGATTCGGATATCCACGAGATCTACACCCCGTTCGGTCACACCGACTACCAGACCATCGTCGCCGAGATCAAACGGTTCGCCGCCGGCGGCGGGGCCTGCGTCATCAGCACCCTCAACGGCGACACCAATGTCCCGTTCTTCAAGGAGTTCGCCAACGCCGGCCTCACCGCCGTCAACTGCCCCGTGGTGTCGTTCTCCATCTCCGAGGATGAGTTCCGCGGGCTGCCCGCCAAGGACCTCGCCGGCCATCTCGGCTGCTGGACCTATTTCATGTCCATCCGCACGCCCGAAAACACCCGGTTCGTCCGTGACTTCACCGCATGGCTCCGGCGGCCGACCATCACCGGGGTGAATTACCGCGTAACCGGCATCGACTCGCGCCGGCGCGTGACCTGCAGCCCCATGAACCTCTCGCGCATCGGTGTCCACCTCTGGAAACAGGCCGTCGAGAAGGCCGGAACCTTCGATGTGGACAGGGTCCGCGAAGCCATGATCGGACAGACCTTCCTGGGCCCCGCCGGCCAGGTCACCATGCAGGCCAATCATCACCTGGTGAACAACGTGTACATCGGCGAAACCCTGGCCTCGGGGCAGTTCAAGATCATCAAGACCATCCCCGGCGTCGCCGCCGAACCCTTCAGCGAGAAATTCCTGGGCGCGATGGCCGCGCGTTGACGCGCCGCTCCGCCCGGACGAGGGACAGAAAGGGAGGCGGGCCCAGTGCTCGGGGCCCGCCTCCTGATGACGACCGGTTCCCATTCCATTTCCGAACTCTGACCGCATGGTGGCCCGATTCCTTCCCGCATGGTGGGCGCTGCTCCTGGTGATGACCGCTCCCGCTGTCTCGGGAGCCCTCCCCGCCAGCCCCGCGCCGGTGCCGGCCTCCCGGGCCACCCTGGTCGAGGCGATCCTCGGCGACGATCCCGACGAACGCGCCGAACGGCTCCGGGAACTCGCCGACGCCGAGGATCCCATGCTGGTTCCCGTGCTGACCGCATGGCGCGGCGGCTCCCTTTACCTGGATGATTCCGCCGAGCCCCCGGTCCCCTTCCTCCTCGACCCGCAGGAGGACGAGGAGGGCCGCTCCCGCGGAATCCGCGTGGCCGACGGCGCCTTCCTCCTCGATGAGGACGGCAACCCGCGCTGGTTCGAGTCGTTCGAACTGTTTCCCGTGGACTCCGACAACGACGTGCGCCGGCTGGTCAAGACGATCCTCGACCTGGCCACCATGTCGTCCGGCACGGCCCGCGCCCGGGCGGACGCCATCCGGACCCTCGGGCTCGAACGGAACCCCGAATATCTCCCGCGGTTCGAGGCGCGTCTCGAGATCGAGGAGTCGGCCATGGTCCGAAGGGCCTTGCGCGAGGCCCAGGCGGTGACGCGCATGGCGGGCGACGATTCCCAGGAGCGGCTCGAGGCCGTCCGGGAACTCGGCCTGCTCAGATCGATCGGCGCACTCGGCCTGCTTCGTGACCTGAGCAACCAACTCGAGACCGATCCGGACTCCGGCGACCCGGAACTCCGCCGGGCGCTGCGCCGCAGCATCGCCGCCATCGAGAATCACATGGCCTGGGGCAGCTTCTTCGGAACCGCCTTCCGCGGCCTGAGCCTCGGCGCCGTCCTGCTGATCGCCGCCCTTGGCCTGGCCATCACCTTCGGCCTGATGGGCGTCATCAACATGGCCCACGGGGAGGTGATGATGGTGGGGGCCTACTCGGCCTATGTGATGCAGACCGTCTTCGCGGGCTGGTTCGGCACCTCGGGGACGGGCTTCGACCTCTACTTCCTCGCCGCCATTCCCTTCTCGTTCCTGACCGCCGGACTGGTGGGACTGGCGCTGGAACGTGGCGTGATCCGCTTTCTCTACCGCCGCCCCCTCGAGTCCCTGCTGGCAACCTGGGGAGTCAGTCTCCTCCTCCAGCAACTGTTCCGGCATGTGTTCGGCGCGGCCAACGTTCAGGTGAGTTCCCCAAGCTGGCTCAGCGGCAGCCTGGTGATCCGGGACGTCCTCCTGGCCTACAACCGGATGTTCGTCATCGCCTTCGCGCTCTCCATCGTGCTCGGCACCTACCTCCTGCTCACCCGCACCTCCCTCGGACTTCAGATCCGGGCGGTGATGCAGAACCGGCCCATGGCCTCCGCCCTCGGCGTCCGCACCGAACGGGTGAACATGCTCACCTTCGCCTTCGGCTCCGGCCTCGCCGGAATGGCGGGCGCCTGCCTGTCCCAGCTCGGCAATGTCGGCCCGAGCCTCGGCCAGAGTCACATCGTGGACTGCTTCATGGTGGTGGTCCTCGGCGGGATCGGCAGCCTGGTGGGCACCGTGTTCGCCGCCCTGGGAATCGGATTCGCCGACCAGATTCTCCAACCCTGGATGGGGGCGGTCATGGGCAAGATCACCGTGCTCACCGCCATCATTCTCTTCCTGCAATGGCGCCCCTCCGGCCTGGTCGCCATCCGCAGCCGCAATCTCGAAGGATGAGTTCAACCCGACCCATTTCCCGTCTCGAGGCGTGCGTGGTGGCCGCCCTGGCCCTGCTCGGCCTCGTGGTGCTGCCGTGTCTCAACGCCTTTCTCGAACCCGGCCATCCGCTGCATGTCAGCAATTTCACCATCACCGTGTACGGGAAATACCTGTGCTACGCCGTGCTGGCCGTCGGGGTCAACCTGCTCTGGGGCTATACCGGCCTCCTCAGCCTCGGCCAGGCACTCTTCTTCTCCCTCGGCGGATACGCCCTGGGCATGCACCTCATGCTCATGATCGGCAACCTCGGACAATACCGCGCCGACATCCCGGATTTCATGGTCTTTCTCGAGTTCCCCAAACGCTACCCGGACACCGGCGGATTGCCGCCCCACTGGGTGCCGTTCCGGAGCTTCTGGTTCGCCGCCGCCGCGGTGCTCTGGGTCCCCGGCCTGGTGGCCTTCGTCTTCGGCTGGCTCGCCTTCCGCTCCCGCATCAAGGGCGTGTACTTCTCCATCCTCAGCCAGGCCCTCACCTACGCGGCCACCCTCATGTTCTTCCGGAATGACTTCACCTTCGGAGGCAACAACGGCCTGACAGACTTCAAGTTCATCCTGGGAGCCGACATCAATTCCCCCGCCACCAAGCGTGCCCTCTACATCGCCTCCGGCGTCCTCCTGCTCGGCGTGTATCTCCTCTGCCGCTGGCTCACCTCCACCCGCTTCGGCCTCATCCAGCGGGCCATCCGTGACAGCGAAAACCGCGTCCTCTTCTCCGGGTACGCGACGGCCAATTTCAAACTCTTCGTCTTCGTGCTGTCCGCCATGATCTGCGGCCTCGGCGGGGCCCTCTTCGTCCCCCAGGCCGGCATCATCAATCCCAGCGAGATGGCACCCGACAAGTCCCTCGAGGCCGTGGTCTGGTGCGCCGTCGGCGGTCGCGGCAATCTCTTCGGACCCATCCTCGGCGCCGTGACCGTCAATGCCCTCAAAAGCTACGCCACCCGCGCCTTCGCCGAACAATGGCTCTATGTCCTCGGCGCCCTGTTCATCGGGGTCACCCTCTTCCTCCCGGGCGGCCTCATCGGCCTCCCCGCCCAGATTCGCGATGCCCTCCGCCGGCGCCGCGCCGCGAAACAGCCGGAGCCAGGCTCCCCAGCCCCGGAGGACCGGCCGTGATCACCCCCAAGCCGTTCCGCCTCGCCCTCGAGGGCGTGGACAAGGCCTTCGACGGCTTCAAGGCCATCACCCAGCTCAGTCTCTACCTCGAGGACGGTGAACTCCGGGTCATCATCGGCCCCAACGGCGCCGGGAAGAGCACCATGCTCGATCTCATCACCGGACGCACCCGCCCCGACCGGGGCAGTATCGAGTTCGCCGGCTCGATCGATCTCACCCGCCTCAATGAGTATCAGATCAACCGGCTCGGCATCGGCCGGAAGTTCCAGACCCCGTCGGTCTATGGATCTCACACGGTCTTCGAAAACATCTGGTTGTCCCTCGAGGGGCCCCGCGGCGTCTGGCATTCCCTCTTCGCCCGCATCACCCGGACCCAGCGCGAACGCATCGCCGAGGTCCTCGAGATCGTCGGCCTGTCCGCCCACGCCAACCGCGCCGCCGGAACACTCTCCCACGGCCAGAAACAGTGGCTCGAAATCGGCATGCTCCTCGCCCAGAATCCCAAGGTGCTCCTCGTCGATGAACCCGCCGCCGGAATGACCGACGAGGAAACCGCCCGCACCGGCGAACTCCTCCTCAGCCTCGCCGGACAACACACCATCGTCGTCATCGAACATGACATGGCCTTCGTCCGCCAGATCGCCCGCAAGGTCACCGTCCTCCACCAGGGCAGCGTCCTCTGCGAAGGCACCGTCGATGAGGTGCAGAACGACGAACGCGTCATCGAGGTCTATCTCGGCCGCAAGAAGAAATCCCAGCCTGTCCCCGGATGCTCAACCTGAACGACATCACCGTCGCCTACGACGGCTCCCGCATCCTCCGCGGGGTGAGTCTCACCGTGGGTCGCGGCGAGGTGGTCTGCCTCATGGGCCGCAACGGCGTCGGCAAAACCACCACCCTCAAGGCCGTCGTCGGCCATGTCCGACCCGAATCCGGCTCGGTCCGCCTCGGTGACGCCACCCTGACCGGACTTTCCCCGGACCGGCGCGCCCGCCTCGGCCTGGGCTATGTGCCCCAGGGACGCGACATCTTCCCGAACCTCACCGTGGACGAAAACCTGAGGATCGGCGCCATCGCCCAGGGACGCCGCCTCAACGGTGAACTCGAACGGGTCTTCGACCTGTTTCCCGTCCTCCGCGACATGCCGTCCCGCAAGGGCGGCGTGCTGAGCGGCGGACAACAGCAGCAACTGGCCATCGGCCGGGCCCTCCTCACCAACCCTTCCGTCCTCCTCCTCGACGAACCCACCGAGGGCATTCAGCCGAATGTCATCGACCAGATCGGGGACACGATCAAAAAACTCCGCACCCACGGCCTGTCCGGCAGTCACGACTACGCCGGCGAGATCGGCGACGCCATCCGGCGGCTCCGGGCCGAGGGACGCCTCGGGATCCTGCTGGTCGAACAGTATCTCGATTTCTGCCTCGAGGTCGGAGACCGGTTCTATGTGATGGACCGCGGTGCTGTGGTGGCCCAGGGACCGATCGGAAGCCTCGATGAGGCAATCGTGAAGCGGTATCTCACCGTATGACCGGTCCCCTGCGCGACGCCGATCTCCTGTCCGCGTCTCCCTCTCAGACCGGCGCGGAATCCGGAGCCGCGCGGCTCGAGGTCGCATGCGTGGACGGTGCGACCGCCGTGACCTCCGCGTACAGCCGCAGCCCGATGCGGCTGCTCGTCCCGGTGGCGCGCGGGGCAAGCGTCTGGGCCTACACCGCCAGCTTCGGCGGCGGATGCGTGGCCGGTGACCGCTCCTCCCTCGACCTCCAGTTGGGCGCCGGAACGCGCTGCTTCGTCGGCACCCAGTCGTCCGGCAAGGTCTATCGCAACCCCGAGGCCAGACCTTCCGGTCACCTCACCCGGGCCACGCTCGGCCCCGGCTCCCTGCTGGTGTTCGCGCCGGACCCGGTGCAGGCCTTCGCCGACTCGGTGTATCTCCAGCGGCAGGTGTTCTCCCTCGAGGCCGGTGCCGGCCTGGTGCTCCTGGATGGACTGACGGCCGGACGGGTGGCCCGCGGGGAACGCTGGGCCTTCACCCGCCTCCAAAGTCACAACGAGATCGTGGTCGAGGGACGTCGCCGGCTCCTCGATTCGCTTCGGCTCGATCCCGCCGACGGACCCCTGGGACTGCCTCATCGTCTCGGTCACTGCAATGCCCTGGCCGTCATGCTCCTCATCGGCCCGCCCGTGCGGGAGGCCGCGGCGCAACTGGCGGCAGCGTGGGCCTCACGACCGATTCCCGGTCGCAGCGCATCCCTCATCGCCAGCGCCAGCCCGGTTTCCGACGGCCTCCTCCTGCGCTTCGCCGGCCGGGATCCCGGGGAGGTGTTCCGCGAATGCCGGCGCCAGCTCGATTTCGTTCCGGGATTGCTCGGAGACGATCCCTGGGCCAGAAAGCGCTGAGGCACACCCCGTCCGTCGCCATGCATCTCTCGCCCCGCGAACTCGACAAGCTGATCCTCCACAACGCCGGGTTCCTGGCCCAGAAACGCCTCGCCCGCGGCGTGCGCCTCAACCATCCGGAAGCGGTCGCCCTCATCGCCACGCAGCTCCTCGAGTTCATCCGCGACGGTCGCCGCGTGGCCGAGTTGATGGATCTCGGTCGCCAGTTCCTCGGAAGGCGTCAGGTCCTGCCCGGCGTGCCTTCCATGATCCACGAGGTCCAGGTCGAAGGCACCTTCCCCGACGGCACCAAGCTCGTCACCGTGCACCATCCGGTCTCCCGCGAACACGGAGACCTCGCGCTCGCCCTCTACGGCAGCTTCCTTCCCGTCCCCGATCCGGAACGGTTCCCGGCAATGCCCGATGAACCCGAACCCGGCGCCTTCGAAATCGCCGACGGTGACCTCGACCTGAATGCGGGCCGCACCACCATCGAGCTTCCCGTCACCAACCTGGGCGACCGCCCCGTCCAGGTCGGCAGTCACTACCACTTCATCGAAACCAACCCCCGCCTCGAGTTCGATCGCGAAAAGGCCTACGGGCGCCGCCTCCACATCCCCGCCGGCACCGCCGTCCGCTTCGAGCCGGGCGAGACACGCACCGTGACGCTCGTGAACATCGGCGGCGACCGGGTGATCCGGGGCGGCAACGGACTCGCCTCGGGCCCGGTCTCGGAAGCCGGGCGTCGCGCCGCCATGGAAACCGTCCTCGCCCGCGGCTTTGCCCACCGTCCCCAGCCATGAACCGACGCCACTACGCCAGCATGTTCGGCCCCACCACCGGGGACCGCGTCCGACTGGGCGACACCGACCTGATCCTCCAGGTGGAACACGACCACACGGTGTACGGCGACGAATGCAAGTTCGGGGGCGGAAAGACGATCCGTGAAAGCATGGGCCAAGCCACCGGCGTGGCCCCCGAAGACGCCCTGGACTGCGTCATCACCAACGCCCTCATCCTCGATGTCACCGGCATCTTCAAGGCCGATGTGGGGATCAAGGACGGCCGGATCGCCGGAGTCGGAAAGGCCGGGAACCCCGACGTCATGGCCGGGGTGACGAAGGGGATGATCGTGGGCGTGACCACCGAGGTCATCGCCGGCGAAGGCCTGCTGCTCACCGCCGGCGGACTCGATGTCCACATCCATTTCATCTGCCCCCAGCAGGCGTATGAGGCGGTGGCGTCGGGCCTCACCACCATGGTCGGCGGCGGCACCGGCCCCGCCACCGGGACCTGCGCGACCACCTGCACCCCGGGCGCCTTCCACCTCCGCGCCATGCTCCAGGCGACCGATGCGTTGCCCCTCAACTTCGGCTTCACCGGCAAAGGCAACACCGCGCTGCCCGCGGGATTGCCGGAACAAATCCTCGCCGGGGCCATCGGCCTCAAGCTCCACGAGGACTGGGGCACCACACCCGCCGCCATCGACTGCTGCCTGCGCGTCGCCGACGACGAAGACATCCAGGTCACCATCCACACCGATACCCTCAACGAGTCCGGCTTCGTCGAAACCACCCTGGCCGCCATCGCCGGGCGCACCATCCACACCTACCACTCCGAAGGCGCCGGGGGCGGTCACGCACCGGACATCCTCCGCGTCTGCTCCGAGCCCAACGTCCTCCCCAGTTCCACCAACCCGACCCGCCC
This region includes:
- a CDS encoding outer membrane beta-barrel protein, yielding MKSKTVIRGTGAWRRMTHCGLRVGGGALIAGAALAPEAALGADPTRIDRIERENRELRDRLQSLENVAQRAGILPSGQPAPRIVSSLSEISLSGMVQASYFYNSNEPVDQDIDGNPIKGASDGYLWNTTHNSFSINKVKLTLASKPVERSGDTWDAGFRVSMIWGEDAPVLNTGGERQGLEDLREAYIELNAPIGTGLNIRAGQLISLLNFESGDGGAVNPNFSQGYQWFFTGNGPAAGVQLGYTFTDWLDMKVRVQNGMYAGAVDNNDAKTVMGSIGLKPDDKTWINLIGFGGRENASTSVAGGSVLAGRKFGERLNTGFEFDYFNFDPVSGPSADLWSVGAWIWYEFNPKFGIALRGEYLDDPDGGGLKGITLPGRPGSAILSADPDGSLSSLTLTLNFSPAPNVRIQPEIRYDHTSYAGGFDGHRDRFIFGAGVSYLF
- the urtA gene encoding urea ABC transporter substrate-binding protein; this translates as MKLTLQRILCALGLTVLATTAQAAAATVKVGVLHSLSGTMAISETSLKDVLLFTFDEINKAGGVKAGGQSYMIEPVVIDPASNWPLFAEKARQLLEQDKVAVVFGCWTSVSRKAVLPVFEQLNGLLFYPVQYEGEELSRNIFYTAEAVNQQAIPAVDYMLGEGKRKFYLLGSDYVYPRTTNKILKDYLRLKGIPDSDIHEIYTPFGHTDYQTIVAEIKRFAAGGGACVISTLNGDTNVPFFKEFANAGLTAVNCPVVSFSISEDEFRGLPAKDLAGHLGCWTYFMSIRTPENTRFVRDFTAWLRRPTITGVNYRVTGIDSRRRVTCSPMNLSRIGVHLWKQAVEKAGTFDVDRVREAMIGQTFLGPAGQVTMQANHHLVNNVYIGETLASGQFKIIKTIPGVAAEPFSEKFLGAMAAR
- the urtB gene encoding urea ABC transporter permease subunit UrtB, with translation MTAPAVSGALPASPAPVPASRATLVEAILGDDPDERAERLRELADAEDPMLVPVLTAWRGGSLYLDDSAEPPVPFLLDPQEDEEGRSRGIRVADGAFLLDEDGNPRWFESFELFPVDSDNDVRRLVKTILDLATMSSGTARARADAIRTLGLERNPEYLPRFEARLEIEESAMVRRALREAQAVTRMAGDDSQERLEAVRELGLLRSIGALGLLRDLSNQLETDPDSGDPELRRALRRSIAAIENHMAWGSFFGTAFRGLSLGAVLLIAALGLAITFGLMGVINMAHGEVMMVGAYSAYVMQTVFAGWFGTSGTGFDLYFLAAIPFSFLTAGLVGLALERGVIRFLYRRPLESLLATWGVSLLLQQLFRHVFGAANVQVSSPSWLSGSLVIRDVLLAYNRMFVIAFALSIVLGTYLLLTRTSLGLQIRAVMQNRPMASALGVRTERVNMLTFAFGSGLAGMAGACLSQLGNVGPSLGQSHIVDCFMVVVLGGIGSLVGTVFAALGIGFADQILQPWMGAVMGKITVLTAIILFLQWRPSGLVAIRSRNLEG
- the urtC gene encoding urea ABC transporter permease subunit UrtC, producing MSSTRPISRLEACVVAALALLGLVVLPCLNAFLEPGHPLHVSNFTITVYGKYLCYAVLAVGVNLLWGYTGLLSLGQALFFSLGGYALGMHLMLMIGNLGQYRADIPDFMVFLEFPKRYPDTGGLPPHWVPFRSFWFAAAAVLWVPGLVAFVFGWLAFRSRIKGVYFSILSQALTYAATLMFFRNDFTFGGNNGLTDFKFILGADINSPATKRALYIASGVLLLGVYLLCRWLTSTRFGLIQRAIRDSENRVLFSGYATANFKLFVFVLSAMICGLGGALFVPQAGIINPSEMAPDKSLEAVVWCAVGGRGNLFGPILGAVTVNALKSYATRAFAEQWLYVLGALFIGVTLFLPGGLIGLPAQIRDALRRRRAAKQPEPGSPAPEDRP
- the urtD gene encoding urea ABC transporter ATP-binding protein UrtD, coding for MITPKPFRLALEGVDKAFDGFKAITQLSLYLEDGELRVIIGPNGAGKSTMLDLITGRTRPDRGSIEFAGSIDLTRLNEYQINRLGIGRKFQTPSVYGSHTVFENIWLSLEGPRGVWHSLFARITRTQRERIAEVLEIVGLSAHANRAAGTLSHGQKQWLEIGMLLAQNPKVLLVDEPAAGMTDEETARTGELLLSLAGQHTIVVIEHDMAFVRQIARKVTVLHQGSVLCEGTVDEVQNDERVIEVYLGRKKKSQPVPGCST
- a CDS encoding ABC transporter ATP-binding protein encodes the protein MLNLNDITVAYDGSRILRGVSLTVGRGEVVCLMGRNGVGKTTTLKAVVGHVRPESGSVRLGDATLTGLSPDRRARLGLGYVPQGRDIFPNLTVDENLRIGAIAQGRRLNGELERVFDLFPVLRDMPSRKGGVLSGGQQQQLAIGRALLTNPSVLLLDEPTEGIQPNVIDQIGDTIKKLRTHGLSGSHDYAGEIGDAIRRLRAEGRLGILLVEQYLDFCLEVGDRFYVMDRGAVVAQGPIGSLDEAIVKRYLTV
- a CDS encoding urease accessory protein UreD, translating into MTGPLRDADLLSASPSQTGAESGAARLEVACVDGATAVTSAYSRSPMRLLVPVARGASVWAYTASFGGGCVAGDRSSLDLQLGAGTRCFVGTQSSGKVYRNPEARPSGHLTRATLGPGSLLVFAPDPVQAFADSVYLQRQVFSLEAGAGLVLLDGLTAGRVARGERWAFTRLQSHNEIVVEGRRRLLDSLRLDPADGPLGLPHRLGHCNALAVMLLIGPPVREAAAQLAAAWASRPIPGRSASLIASASPVSDGLLLRFAGRDPGEVFRECRRQLDFVPGLLGDDPWARKR
- the ureA gene encoding urease subunit gamma; amino-acid sequence: MHLSPRELDKLILHNAGFLAQKRLARGVRLNHPEAVALIATQLLEFIRDGRRVAELMDLGRQFLGRRQVLPGVPSMIHEVQVEGTFPDGTKLVTVHHPVSREHGDLALALYGSFLPVPDPERFPAMPDEPEPGAFEIADGDLDLNAGRTTIELPVTNLGDRPVQVGSHYHFIETNPRLEFDREKAYGRRLHIPAGTAVRFEPGETRTVTLVNIGGDRVIRGGNGLASGPVSEAGRRAAMETVLARGFAHRPQP
- the ureC gene encoding urease subunit alpha; protein product: MNRRHYASMFGPTTGDRVRLGDTDLILQVEHDHTVYGDECKFGGGKTIRESMGQATGVAPEDALDCVITNALILDVTGIFKADVGIKDGRIAGVGKAGNPDVMAGVTKGMIVGVTTEVIAGEGLLLTAGGLDVHIHFICPQQAYEAVASGLTTMVGGGTGPATGTCATTCTPGAFHLRAMLQATDALPLNFGFTGKGNTALPAGLPEQILAGAIGLKLHEDWGTTPAAIDCCLRVADDEDIQVTIHTDTLNESGFVETTLAAIAGRTIHTYHSEGAGGGHAPDILRVCSEPNVLPSSTNPTRPYTVNTLDEHLDMLMVCHHLDPDLPEDVAFAESRIRGETIAAEDILHDLGAISVVSSDSQAMGRIGEVITRTWQTADKMKRQRGRLPEESGPNDNLRIKRYLAKYTLNPALAHGMGHLLGSIEVGKLADLVLWRPAFFGAKPELVLKGGFIAWAQMGDPNASIPTPQPVLMRPMFGAYGRAVGPHSIAFVSERCRAEGVAAQYGLSKRIEAVHGCRGIGKKDMRWNNATPRIHVDPETYAVTADGVPLVCEPATVLPLAQRYSLF